In the genome of Rhopalosiphum padi isolate XX-2018 chromosome 1, ASM2088224v1, whole genome shotgun sequence, the window agcttttgCGTCAGTTTCTGTTGGTtataattagaatttagaattttaggaTTCCAAATcggaaaaatattaagtaaatatttaaataaaatctttggTAAGACGTTTTCGACAGTATcacgatttattaataatcagattatataatataatatacagataatcAGATTTCCGAAAATGCATGAACCTACACAAAAATAAAGCCCGCCgcactcattagtcattagtcTCACTATAGCGACAATGTATTCTAAAAACTATCTAACCGACTGCCGGACTGTCTGTAtctattacattacattacatttttatagtattctAGTGTATCTATAcaagtgtaataattttaattgtaaaagctgaatgtcaaaaatatttaaattcatatatatatttactgtattatGGGCATATCCGTGTAATATGCCATATTATGGCTAATTAATCTTATGAGCATTTCGGttcgtaaaatattttccatttcaaCACAGGCGTGCGCACGTGGGGTTCCAGGTGTGCCTGGGCAACCCCCCCGACATATAATTGGGGCCCTAAAATTTAAGTcctatggtatataatatatgggtccgtattttaactaatgttactagatgtttcgggataaaaaaaataataaaacgtaaaatattttaaattagcgtgataaaacttattatgattataacagctagatgttattgactacaaaagtaaaaataataaataaatattgcaattatcttgaaaatagattttagattcaactatacctacctatctaatgaaatattatattatttggtgctagtaataccactgattaatattattatgtgatataatgtaagtaatatttattcgtgcattataatttattaaaatatgtgtcaCTTGTTGTtttgcaaataaattattatgtacatatcttGTTAACAGAGGGCCCAAATTAAGAAAAGGGCACGAAAAAATTGTAGGCATCCTCCCGAAATGTaggtctgcgcacgcctatacATTTCGTCCATTTCGAGCACTGCTGTTTGAGGGAGATTTCTGGTAGTAAATTGGTTCCATACGTCGTTCTATATAGACAGTATTTCGTGAGGGTCAAAAGTAAgaaatgtaagtaaaaataacGTATAAGCATCTAATAATCGATTTGCCATTATTCATCCATATAATATCTTTCTGTGTaatcgtatattgtatatttaaattcgtTAAAGAACGAGTTGACCTGCTGTAGACGAGTCTAAaaggataattaataatacatcggaaggtaatattatatgcttagtAGTGTTAGTACCCGTTGAACGTTATTCATtattagacatattataataaatctattaaaatatatagggtACCTACCTTGTAAGTACATTTAAGTATgtggtatatcatattattaaatattaataggtcAATggtgtgtacattatattaattattagtgtaatatattaatccTTTTTggcttattaaaatttatctattagtgagtaggtacctaatatattacaatataatattaaacgtaaaaatgaatttaaataaaatgtaataaataaatttggcgGTCATTATTAATATGAGATTAGTTGTTTGTTCCAAGTCGAATGGACACTGTCCGGTATACCTAACAACCTAACGCGACCATACGTCCCGCCACCCGCTGACCACAAAGAACCTAAAATGTCCCGCTTTGAGAAAAATCGACCTGCGATTGGTATTTATTGATCACAaccaaaatcataaatttataatgtatactgtgtataatatattatacattgtaaaacACTAAAACCCATACCCATAGTCCAtggataaaaattatacaaaaataagtaaCTAATTGTAGCTGCAGCTATAGACTATAGTTCGCTGGCCGCTGTCAACGCAATCGCaatgttttttacaatttagtatttttctaATGTTGTCATTTTACGCAAAATTATATGGTTTTCCTCATGAATCatgatataataaactttattaattattatattatcatggtttccctattaaaatgtacctacagGTGTCCCgctttgaagaaaaaaaattatggtcaCGTTAGGTATACCTACCATGACGAATTACGGTATACAACAATTCTGTAGACATTTTTACCAGTTAtctgtgataatttttttaaattttggctctaaattattttcaactatttaatGATTAACCGTTGTCTATTACACCCGACTTCGTGGGTTTTGcacttttttaagtaattataaagaggttcttgatttttttaataataatattagacatatgtttgtataaatttatataatattatttatctttatttgtaGATTTAAGAAAAATGGCTACATCAATAGAAGATGCTGTATCAGTGTCAAAGATTATTTATCAAACCCGTTCACGcaagaatgaaaaaaaacccGAAggtagattattaatttttatattgattgttttaataatttaaattgttgttattataattatttagtattagtattgaatattaaatattccaataagTCAAACATGTATCGGGAGATAAGGTTTCCTTAGTTTTTAGTTTAGTAATTAAAACAAACTTGTTAAGTACGTACCTACATTCATATTTGAAATAGTAGATGTATAACTTGTTATTTTAGtgtagttgaaaattaaaatggctAAAGagtaaatttaagaaaaattgtgTGATAGCAGATAACACATGTGTCATACTAAGGATTTTTGTcaacaacttatttttttttttttttttttaaaaatatagcgtttattgaatatttacaatctatacaagtTATGTTCAATGAGTAAATTGGAAGAGGGATGACAGTGATAGGGCAGTGAAGGAAAGCTCACAGTTGAGCTACCTTTTAGTGGGTCTTAAATCTAATTAAGTAAGTAAAGTATTTTGGATAAGGTCTCTCGACCAATTTCTATTAAGTCGGCGAGTGGGGTTGCCGGGAAGATGTTTTGAATGAAGATTGGATATTAAATTGTTGGAGTGGCCTTGCATTTTGCGGTGAAGTCTTGAGTAGAATGTGATTGCTGTGTGGTTGATGGATTGTACTTTGAGGTTTTGATGTAAAGCGGCGTTTGTGACATACCAGGGTGCTTTGGCGACCATGCGAAGACATATAGATTGGAAAGCTTGGATGGTCCGGAGGTTTGATGGTTTGGCAGTGCCCCAGAGGGCGATTCCATATGAATATATTGGTTGGAGGAgacttttatataaaagtaatctGTTGGACAGGTTCATGTTTGATTTGAGGAGAGGCCTGATGACAAAAAGGCGGGAGTTTAGCTGTTTCCTTTTGTTTTTTAGATGAGGGCCCCAGGTGAGTCTCCTGTCGAGTAGCAGGCCGAGGTATTTGGCTTCTCTTGAGTGGGGGATTTACTGAATTGTTGAAAGAGACTTCAGGACAGTCCTTAGGTCTGAGGGTGAAGGTGACATGTGTAGATTTTAATTCGTTTACTTTGATTTTCCATGCGTTACACCACTTTGAAAGCATGTTGAGGTGGTTTTGGAGATGGTGGGAGCAAATGTGTGGATCGGAGTTAGCGGCAAGAATGGCAGTGTCGTCTGCATATGTACCCATTAAGGTGTTTTCTGTGGTTGGAATGTCGGTTGTAAATATGATGTACAGAAACGGGGCAATGTCGCTTTCTTGAGGTACTCCAGCCAGTATATCGTAGGAGTTGGAAAGGGTGGATTCTATTTTAACATTGAATGACCTGTTTTCGATATATGACTTAAATAAGAGATAGTATGGCGCaggatagattttttttaatttgtaaagcAGGCCAGTGTGCCAGAGTTAATaacaacttattaaaattaaattccctCTATAGTCTACTCCTTTATCATAGGTGGAATTTACAactattctaaatttaaaaataagttttttttttatataaatactaaaaatatattaacataacaatataaacaataaatattgcgaaattgaatagaatattatattgaccaaaaaatgttcaatatacattttaatatacaatttcattatgtaatataagtataaaaaataaattgtaatagttttaataattatacctaagaattcaatataatgttataatatgttaaatagaaaaataaaaaaaaaaatatttctttaataaaatttcaaatttcaaaactattcaAAATCTTAACTTtaactaaaacttttaaatttatttgttgtattttcTTCTTCGTGTACTGTAGTACAGGTATATGGGATCTATGTCTATGTTCGATGTAAGCAAGAATAGGTAATTTActtcagaaaaataattttttaaataatacatataactggtataataattcaatatgtaataattaaaatttgagaaTCACTCcactaatatacgtataattccTACAAAAATATGGCATagttggtttttaaaaaatataattttcgaacTATTTCACAAACCTCCTCacctataatatcattataacataatcaacaacatacataaaataagcaaaataaaattgtatttccaaCAGCGCAAAAATGTTCTCAATAACGCAAACAATGCTCAACAGTGTTTTACATTATACCCTGAGGGCTGAgagaacatataatattattacatagcaTGCTGTTGGGCATTTTGGTTATCTATCAtccacaataattaaataataatagtttccaagacttttaattactattaataacaaatgtctgtaatatttaaattatctttttgtttttttttatttgtttttcatgtATGGTGTTTTTGTGTTACCATTACATCAACAGATTCAAATGACAACAAAGAAGATACATCATTGTAAGtatgaaaattgatttaaaaagaagttttttactaaaaattgtaaaaatattaatttgacatgaaatataatagcaaataatttatgattgtcTGAAACTATTTgatcttaaatgtaattatgcatttattaaatataatattatcaatcagacaataaatattcacaaaaaaaatatgaaaataactgACTGATTATCAGATGTATGGCCATCTTAATATTAGGTTCACAAACatcttatttattaatcttaGATCATGTAtctaattagtttataattctAAGTTATAACTCTAAGTAGAATATttcctaaacataataaatttattttattttttttaagtagataATCCATCAGTCTTAacaaagcatattataatatttacaatttattattattttttttctttataagtttttgttgattctttattgtattttacaacactcatatgttctatataatattaaataaacctacCATTTCCATTTCTatgtaaatttaagtaaataagatGAAGATTTActagaagaaaatattaaattacattttagcgcactaatacatttataaaactatactatgcattattttaataattgtttagtcTTAAAacatggtaaatatttttaattagttaaatgcctatacaattgaaaattatttttttgagaagAAATATTcttgttgtatattatagtgtgaTCTCACTATAAATGTTGTTTTACTTTATAACGTAAtcgagtaataaataataattaataaatgttttattttatagattaaaaaaaatggttaaacaAAAGATAAAGATTGAGGTTTGtcttcattaaataaatacattgcagattaattaaaatgttaaatatgataaattgtaaTTGCCTATAATTGTTCCATTGAAGTCTTTCAAATACTTATCGaatgtatttttcaaacaattttttctaGACCATGGATCATACCGAAATTATGTCATCAAAAAAATCTAAGAAACCTAATCAACCTACCACAAAAATAGAAGATCCGAAAATGTGTTTTACGTGTGATGTTTGTAATGCATCATTTACTCAAAAACATCATATAGTTAGACATTGTAGAATCCATACAAGCGAAAAACCATTTTCGTGTGATGTTTGTTGTAAAACATTTAGGGACCAATCTAATTTGCAAAATCACCTAAATACTCACACCGAAGAAAAACGTTTCCAGTGCTTTAATTGTGGTAAAAAGTTtaggaaaaattataatttacttgttCACTATAGAACACATTCTCGTGAAAAACCATACAAGTGTAATGAATGTATATTGTCGTACATGACTAATGGAAATCTTACAAgacatataagtataaaacatccataatatttttaaatttattataattactaatgttGTTGTAAGTTATGATGTACCTGCCGCTTCCAATTTATCACttctgaattattatttttgtaagcctaactatcaataaatatataattttaaatacatttaatttaataacattcttGTGAAGTAAACTTATGGTAAAAAGACATTATACTCTGCAGTCtgcaatactattattttactcaCACAATTTTTAAGGCAATTTAACTATCTAAATCGCGTGTTTGGCGCCACTAAGAAATCTTAATgaatattttcttttcaatatagtgctatttaaatataaattaatcgtaaaattaatgtttttatttttaagaaagattaaaatttgttatgaatggaggattatattttatgtatagaagTTTCAGAAAGAATCATCTttatttcagtataatataaatgattatttccCACGATTTTGTtcctacaatatttaatttttgtgcgCGGCTCTgtcaataattcaattttaagttgCATCTAAAggtgtatttacaattttgatgcCCTCTTCCCCCCCAACTAAATACTCCTCTGGTtgcattttaaagttatttaattaattgatgaaaatttatatcaattgaaataaatcactagttgtatgtaatattgtaatatagtggTACAGTAGTTGTGTCGAGTTCAGACTCAACAGCTATGGAACCTACCTCTGAATATTCTGTACTATGGAGAACACCTTATATTTTTGGTATCCCCATAGTATCCCTTTCCTAAACTGGTGTTCCTGCATTTTGTCAAATACacttagttgttttttttatagatgaatgttgtttatttatgagtaaatagcTATGCCATAAATCAAAATGTAAGAGGCACACTTTTCAGtacatttattcaattatcCAAAAttgacaaaacaataataatattttattttaagattaaaaaataacaattgtttaataaaaccatgacttgattatattgtataattatttgttatttttagaaaaagctTGAAATGGTAacttaccattttttaattttgtttattgtgaaataaacatattcttattatttaaataagtatagattTTGGAAAATGTATGTTATCTAGCTTTGGTATATCATAGATGagttcttaaaaatgaaaactaaatacttctatacttttatatttattaataataaagttaggtatagttatagcctataggtagtaggtacagttATTATTAGGGCTCAgaagttgatgaccttaaaaacattaaaaaattacaaatatttgttttaaattaataaaaatatgttttttttaaattgtactctattttactataaaattatatataccgtTATCTAAGcttacaaattactcaaaatatgacataaaaatgacaaaaaatgtccttaaaattaaaaaaaaaaaattacaaatacagaAAACGTTTCAAGTAAGCTATCGGCATAATGGTCGACAAGAAACAATAAGAAGTGAACtaatgtgaaatcagtaaaaatgactaaatgattttttttattactttgtgGATATGTTGATACGTACATAGGTTATCCGATAATTAATAAGgtacaaataagtaatttttattgtaaacaatggattattattgaatgatttATCCAGAATTGATAATTCAAGTAAcaaacgacatattattataatattatatgacttagTGTTCCGTTAGCTAGGTACATCAGTGCTTCTCAAACTATGGACCGTgaaagatataatttatacctaatccTGGTAGgccgtaaaataattaataattttaattaacaaaattggCCTTAACAGTTTCACATTgaatttgggggggggggggtcctatgacaaaaaagtttgagaagcACCTAGCTAAGTACATAATGCAGTGAACCAATCAACTACCCAACCGTTGAGCAATGGAGTAGTAGTcatgatgaaatattttttaagtattattttaattgaaattattctcttttacaatagaaaaataaactaagtacTAATGACAAAATCCTAACGTAGACTGACGTGAAAGGCGCTCGTTCTAGTCGCTCTAACTCTGGTAAATCACATTTGTCTGAGTCCTATATACAGCCATACAGGGCCCCCTTATATAGTAGGTTTCCCCTATCCATTCTGGTTAACGATATGCATATGCATCACTAGTCTCACGTTATTAGGTACGTATTTTAGGATTCAAACGTATGTGCGATGGCCGTACTTTAGATACTATATGGCGTCCGGATGACGCTTGTCAACCGCAATTGATGCGTCCGAGTTTCCCAGAGACCCTACTTTAATCGTTGCCATTGATTATAGGCCTACAGTACATTACGATTTAcggttatgaatttatgatattattatcatcatacacGGCCACGCGGGTGATGCTGGCTCATTTCTCCGTTCATGTGGTGAGACTTTCGTTGTTATTGTTCGTTAACTTTAGGCCTAATAATATGTTTCCGATCCAGGTTACTCCTAatgttatataagtacctacctattatatttaatattggatATT includes:
- the LOC132931775 gene encoding gastrula zinc finger protein XlCGF71.1-like, producing the protein MATSIEDAVSVSKIIYQTRSRKNEKKPEDSNDNKEDTSLLKKMVKQKIKIETMDHTEIMSSKKSKKPNQPTTKIEDPKMCFTCDVCNASFTQKHHIVRHCRIHTSEKPFSCDVCCKTFRDQSNLQNHLNTHTEEKRFQCFNCGKKFRKNYNLLVHYRTHSREKPYKCNECILSYMTNGNLTRHISIKHP